Proteins co-encoded in one Pseudoliparis swirei isolate HS2019 ecotype Mariana Trench chromosome 7, NWPU_hadal_v1, whole genome shotgun sequence genomic window:
- the snrnp27 gene encoding U4/U6.U5 small nuclear ribonucleoprotein 27 kDa protein isoform X1, whose product MGRSRSRTPPRRAERRRSRSTSRERERKRRERERSRSRDRDRERRRSRSRSPPRRRSRSPPRRHRSSSPSEEQKEATEKAAKTITISEEDMEGKTEEEIEMMKLMGFGSFDTSKAVHEQKRWFQQTSGLHRLKASTTHCDGKLIPSILVDDLVLFLVTSILFCVIQQLCI is encoded by the exons ATGGGAAGAAGCCGGAGTCGAACTCCTCCAAGACGAG CAGAGAGAAGGCGCTCCCGCTCAACTTCCCGGGAGCGTGAGCGAAAGCGAAGAGAAAGGGAACGCTCTCGTTCTCGAGATCGGGATCGAGAGAGGCGGAGGAGTCGCTCAAGATCTCCTCCCAGGAGACGTTCAAG ATCTCCCCCCAGACGTCATcggtcctcctccccctctgaggaGCAAAAAGAGGCTACGGAAAAGGCAGCGAAGACGATTACGATCTCgg AGGAAGACATGGAGGGCAAAACGGAAGAAGAAATCGAGATGATGAAACTGATGGGATTTGGTTCCTTTGACACCAGCAAG gCAGTACATGAACAGAAAAGGTGGTTTCAACAGACCTCTGGACTTCATCGCCTGAAAGCATCAACAACTCATTGTGATGGGAAGCTCATCCCCTCCATACTAGTGGATGATCTTGTGCTATTTCTGGTTACTTCAATCCTATTTTGTGTTATTCAACAATTGTGCAtatag
- the snrnp27 gene encoding U4/U6.U5 small nuclear ribonucleoprotein 27 kDa protein isoform X2, translating into MGRSRSRTPPRRAERRRSRSTSRERERKRRERERSRSRDRDRERRRSRSRSPPRRRSRSPPRRHRSSSPSEEQKEATEKAAKTITISEEDMEGKTEEEIEMMKLMGFGSFDTSKGRKTDGSVNAFAINVSMKRKYRQYMNRKGGFNRPLDFIA; encoded by the exons ATGGGAAGAAGCCGGAGTCGAACTCCTCCAAGACGAG CAGAGAGAAGGCGCTCCCGCTCAACTTCCCGGGAGCGTGAGCGAAAGCGAAGAGAAAGGGAACGCTCTCGTTCTCGAGATCGGGATCGAGAGAGGCGGAGGAGTCGCTCAAGATCTCCTCCCAGGAGACGTTCAAG ATCTCCCCCCAGACGTCATcggtcctcctccccctctgaggaGCAAAAAGAGGCTACGGAAAAGGCAGCGAAGACGATTACGATCTCgg AGGAAGACATGGAGGGCAAAACGGAAGAAGAAATCGAGATGATGAAACTGATGGGATTTGGTTCCTTTGACACCAGCAAG GGGAGGAAAACTGATGGATCAGTCAATGCATTCGCTATCAATGTGAGCATGAAGAGAAAATACCG gCAGTACATGAACAGAAAAGGTGGTTTCAACAGACCTCTGGACTTCATCGCCTGA